A DNA window from Luteolibacter luteus contains the following coding sequences:
- a CDS encoding MlaE family ABC transporter permease translates to MGFLRFLGSLVTGFLRYLGEVALLFGQIFESLVKGKIRWRLVLQQIVEIGHRSQPVVMVTGAFTGAVLAAQSLFQFATLNMETGAGALVSVAMLRELGPSITALMLAGRVGAAMAAEIGTMKVTEQVDALRSMSVHPVDYLVTPRLIAMIIAMPLLIGESAAFGIIASVLVGTGPFNVNPAYWMAQMGKYTDLSDIAIALIKGIVFGLLIVGISCHQGMCANNGAVGVGRSTTRAMVYSALAILIFNFFLTLLMNMIFPAGLSRH, encoded by the coding sequence GTGGGTTTTCTGCGGTTTCTCGGCAGCTTGGTTACGGGCTTTCTCCGGTATCTCGGGGAAGTGGCCCTGCTGTTCGGGCAAATCTTCGAGTCCTTGGTAAAGGGTAAGATCCGCTGGCGGCTGGTTCTCCAACAGATCGTCGAGATCGGCCACCGCTCCCAGCCCGTGGTCATGGTCACCGGGGCCTTCACCGGCGCGGTCCTCGCCGCCCAGTCCCTCTTCCAATTCGCCACCCTGAATATGGAGACCGGCGCCGGGGCCTTGGTCAGCGTCGCCATGCTCCGGGAGCTCGGTCCCTCCATCACCGCGCTCATGCTCGCCGGCCGCGTCGGGGCCGCCATGGCCGCCGAGATCGGAACCATGAAAGTGACCGAGCAGGTCGATGCCCTGCGCTCGATGAGCGTTCATCCCGTCGATTACCTCGTCACCCCGCGCCTCATCGCCATGATCATCGCCATGCCTCTCCTCATCGGGGAATCGGCGGCCTTCGGGATCATCGCTTCGGTGCTCGTCGGCACCGGCCCCTTCAACGTGAACCCGGCCTACTGGATGGCGCAGATGGGCAAATACACCGACCTCAGCGATATCGCCATCGCCCTGATCAAAGGCATCGTCTTCGGCCTCCTCATCGTCGGGATTTCCTGCCATCAAGGCATGTGCGCAAACAACGGGGCTGTCGGCGTGGGTCGTAGCACCACCCGCGCGATGGTCTACTCCGCCCTGGCGATTCTCATCTTCAATTTCTTCCTCACCCTGCTGATGAACATGATCTTCCCGGCGGGACTGAGCAGGCATTGA
- a CDS encoding HAD-IA family hydrolase, with protein MNGKPPLIRRSVAMRHPVWSSYGPLVMAGVVDFMREEDPWRLATENDSYGEMEAVKIDREWHGDGLILFRATEDELAEFRRRGQAVVLTSTEGPDLGFPRVVPDNQQIGRVAAEHLIECSVPHFAFLARGETFYREEQFAPGLRRYARERLGGFRSKLAEYAIEPTVHYLKGRPLWKDQTWREVETEVMAFLDLLPRPCGLFVVDDSLGAVVLRAADRLGIRVPGELAVIGFGDDPSYCFATFPALSSIAYPGREIGKQAAAMLWQQMNGGAPPPVRTEVAVQTVVARESSDTLAIEDEEIRDLVRFIRRQAPHEALRVAELAERTTLSMTTIKARFATVLGHGPKQEIQRVRLRHLRHLLMDHRLSLAEIARQMQFGTAHELSRFFLAETGQRPTDFRGKPETATPGKVVSAVIFDMDGTLFDTEPVYFEAYRHAFAAQGGELSREVYFSKLMGLSNAAIETALGAMAQDRFDVRKFRKGWKAKWRALLAANPLEVLPGVRELLERLMEDRIRIGLASSSDREDIELSLESAGLASHFPVRAAGDEVPEGKPAPDVYLLACQRLGVDPKDCIAIEDSPHGVAAAQAAGIRVLAITTAAVEGPCLRKANTLAELGEGEWKEILGTTRPIRVP; from the coding sequence ATGAACGGCAAGCCTCCCCTGATCCGCCGCAGTGTCGCCATGCGTCACCCGGTGTGGTCTTCCTATGGTCCGCTGGTCATGGCGGGCGTGGTCGATTTCATGCGGGAGGAGGATCCTTGGCGGCTGGCCACGGAGAATGACTCCTATGGCGAGATGGAGGCCGTTAAGATCGACCGTGAGTGGCACGGGGATGGGCTGATCCTCTTCCGAGCGACCGAAGATGAATTGGCGGAGTTCCGGCGGCGCGGCCAAGCGGTGGTGCTCACCAGCACCGAGGGGCCGGATCTCGGCTTTCCGCGCGTGGTGCCGGACAACCAGCAGATCGGCCGGGTGGCCGCGGAGCATTTGATCGAGTGCTCCGTCCCGCATTTCGCCTTCCTTGCCCGTGGCGAGACGTTCTATCGCGAAGAGCAATTCGCTCCCGGGCTGCGGCGCTATGCCCGTGAGAGGTTGGGAGGCTTCCGCTCCAAGCTCGCGGAGTATGCCATCGAGCCCACGGTTCATTATTTGAAGGGAAGGCCGTTGTGGAAGGATCAGACATGGCGGGAGGTCGAGACGGAGGTGATGGCTTTCCTTGACCTGCTGCCGCGGCCCTGCGGGCTTTTCGTGGTGGATGATTCGCTGGGGGCTGTCGTGCTGCGGGCTGCGGATCGTCTCGGCATCCGGGTGCCGGGCGAGCTCGCGGTGATCGGCTTCGGTGATGATCCCAGCTATTGCTTCGCCACCTTTCCCGCACTGAGCAGCATCGCCTACCCCGGCAGGGAGATCGGGAAGCAGGCTGCGGCCATGCTCTGGCAGCAGATGAATGGCGGTGCTCCGCCTCCAGTGCGGACGGAAGTGGCGGTGCAAACGGTGGTGGCGAGGGAATCAAGCGATACGCTGGCGATCGAGGATGAGGAGATCCGGGACCTAGTGCGCTTCATCCGCCGGCAGGCACCGCATGAAGCGTTGCGAGTGGCCGAGCTGGCAGAGCGGACGACGCTTTCGATGACCACGATCAAGGCGCGTTTCGCCACGGTGCTGGGCCATGGGCCGAAGCAGGAGATCCAACGGGTGCGGCTCCGGCACCTGAGGCATCTTTTGATGGATCATCGCCTCAGCCTCGCCGAGATCGCCCGACAGATGCAATTTGGCACTGCCCACGAGTTGAGCCGGTTTTTCCTGGCGGAGACCGGCCAGCGTCCCACGGACTTCCGCGGGAAGCCGGAGACGGCGACGCCGGGGAAGGTGGTCAGCGCGGTGATCTTCGATATGGACGGCACGCTCTTCGATACCGAGCCGGTCTATTTCGAAGCGTATCGCCATGCCTTCGCCGCCCAAGGCGGGGAGCTCAGCCGTGAGGTTTACTTCAGCAAGCTGATGGGGCTCTCGAATGCCGCGATCGAAACCGCCCTTGGTGCGATGGCGCAAGACCGCTTCGACGTGCGGAAATTCCGGAAAGGCTGGAAAGCGAAGTGGCGTGCGCTGCTGGCGGCGAACCCACTCGAGGTGCTGCCCGGAGTGCGGGAGCTACTGGAGCGGCTGATGGAGGACCGGATTCGGATCGGTTTGGCCAGTTCCAGTGACCGCGAGGACATAGAACTCAGTTTGGAATCGGCGGGGCTCGCATCGCATTTCCCGGTGCGAGCTGCCGGGGACGAGGTGCCGGAAGGGAAGCCTGCGCCGGATGTTTACTTGCTGGCTTGCCAGCGTCTTGGGGTGGATCCGAAGGATTGCATCGCGATCGAGGACAGTCCCCATGGGGTGGCCGCAGCGCAGGCTGCGGGGATCAGGGTTCTCGCCATCACCACTGCAGCAGTGGAAGGACCTTGCCTCCGGAAAGCAAACACCCTCGCCGAGCTCGGCGAGGGTGAGTGGAAAGAGATTCTGGGAACGACGAGGCCGATCAGAGTTCCTTGA
- a CDS encoding HNH endonuclease: MIHTVRLALRVPKIIVLALYEKLPRMEVRFTRRNVFLRDKHTCQYCAKTFTEAELNLDHVMPRDKGGRTTWENIVTSCIRCNTRKANKLPQEANMHPLRKPAAPRWRPMFGLRESNSDESWGHFIDPDPSTVRMSA, from the coding sequence ATGATCCACACCGTTCGTTTGGCGCTGCGCGTGCCAAAGATCATCGTGCTGGCGCTCTATGAAAAGCTGCCGCGCATGGAGGTGCGCTTTACCCGCCGGAATGTCTTCCTGCGGGACAAGCATACCTGCCAGTATTGCGCGAAGACCTTCACCGAGGCGGAGCTGAATCTCGACCACGTGATGCCGCGCGACAAGGGCGGCCGGACCACGTGGGAGAACATCGTGACCTCCTGCATCCGCTGCAATACGCGGAAGGCGAACAAGCTGCCGCAGGAGGCGAACATGCACCCGCTCCGCAAGCCTGCGGCACCGCGGTGGCGGCCGATGTTCGGGCTGAGGGAGAGCAACTCGGACGAGAGCTGGGGGCACTTTATCGATCCGGATCCCTCGACCGTGAGGATGTCGGCCTAG
- a CDS encoding LamG domain-containing protein, with protein MMNSSLPSPFGRHILMVSALLIPLASADLYSTAVLSDSPLAYYALGNAAPTSVAANSGSLGAALNGTHNNVQYGAVGALVANSNTSITYGGSGRTVLSYNASLNPAASQSFTVEAWVKPVIGDASPEGRIAISNRQATGNYRGWAFVQKADESSGWSFQMFNQSGTTPAITITGGMRTPGFWSHLVAVWNAGTSTATLYVDGTAVGSQTLAGGYVANPDAPLVIGAGDAVNPGANGYAGDIDEVAFYPSALTTTQIVEHTDNAFSFEPTEPYETLLAGDGATLHLRMAEQASWRSVATNLGTLGSNGNALHFPGAVHQVPGALATGGDTALRFNRIDKTSNDGGYPTVLPNLPEFQTESFSWEGWVKPAAEGAGNAQCVVMNYNSGANRTGWVLWQRGSVAASSPAEGFGWNLRLYNGTGNNRTINITTGNAAGGYTIGQWQHLVVTYDKATQTAAVYVNGVSVATQTATAGDYVPNPGTIVPAFGGFANGTENPFEGDMDEVAFYGSALTPAQVSAHYANGTSTSPATPYQDLVVSHAPVAYYRMNEAAKAVVNNAGTLAAAADATLVNAPEVINGPQPPTYAGFDPSTAASRFNGDDTYLEVRNPAGLNFTGPITLEAWVQPAAAQPNASANIIGHGGNDNFSGEVFLRIEGGNYEIGANGGKASFPVPAEDLGSTAWVHLAGTWDGTQWALYRNGTQVATATAAGGAVLVDNANWAVGARGRWKNGAGFPENPGGAARVFNGGITDAAIYNTALSASRVNAHYLAGTGTVNDPILTISRPGGVITLDWAGGVLQQSDDLLQWNDVPSVTSPYAPADGPSHFYRLRY; from the coding sequence ATGATGAACTCGTCACTTCCATCTCCCTTCGGCCGGCATATCCTGATGGTCTCAGCACTGCTGATCCCTCTCGCTTCTGCCGATCTCTATTCCACGGCCGTCCTCTCGGACTCCCCCCTCGCCTACTACGCGCTGGGAAATGCCGCTCCCACCAGTGTCGCCGCCAATAGCGGCAGCCTCGGTGCCGCCCTCAATGGCACTCACAACAATGTCCAGTATGGCGCGGTCGGTGCCCTGGTCGCCAACTCCAATACCTCCATTACTTATGGCGGCAGCGGGCGCACCGTGCTTTCCTACAATGCCTCGCTGAATCCCGCGGCCTCCCAGTCCTTCACCGTCGAAGCATGGGTGAAGCCCGTGATCGGCGACGCCAGCCCCGAGGGGCGAATCGCGATTTCCAATCGCCAGGCCACCGGCAACTACCGGGGCTGGGCCTTCGTCCAAAAGGCGGATGAAAGCTCGGGCTGGAGTTTCCAGATGTTCAACCAATCCGGCACCACTCCCGCCATCACCATCACCGGCGGGATGCGGACCCCGGGATTCTGGAGCCACCTCGTGGCAGTCTGGAATGCGGGCACCTCCACCGCGACGCTTTACGTCGATGGCACCGCCGTCGGCTCCCAGACCTTGGCCGGCGGATATGTCGCCAACCCCGACGCCCCGCTCGTCATCGGGGCGGGCGATGCCGTGAATCCCGGCGCGAACGGCTACGCGGGCGATATCGATGAAGTCGCCTTTTACCCGAGCGCTCTCACCACCACCCAGATCGTGGAGCACACGGATAATGCCTTCAGCTTCGAGCCCACCGAGCCTTATGAAACCCTCCTCGCCGGCGATGGCGCCACACTTCACCTCCGCATGGCCGAGCAGGCATCCTGGCGTTCAGTCGCGACCAACCTCGGCACCCTCGGATCAAATGGCAATGCACTCCACTTTCCGGGAGCGGTCCATCAGGTACCCGGTGCCCTCGCGACCGGGGGCGATACCGCACTGCGCTTCAACCGCATCGACAAGACTTCGAATGATGGTGGCTATCCCACCGTCCTGCCGAATCTTCCCGAATTCCAGACCGAAAGCTTCTCATGGGAAGGCTGGGTGAAACCCGCCGCGGAAGGTGCCGGAAACGCCCAATGCGTCGTGATGAACTACAATTCCGGGGCCAATCGCACCGGCTGGGTCCTCTGGCAACGCGGATCGGTGGCGGCCTCCAGTCCGGCGGAAGGCTTTGGCTGGAATCTCCGCCTCTACAACGGCACCGGCAACAACCGCACGATCAACATCACCACCGGCAACGCGGCGGGCGGTTACACGATCGGCCAGTGGCAGCATCTCGTGGTAACCTACGACAAGGCAACGCAGACTGCGGCCGTTTACGTCAATGGTGTCTCCGTGGCGACCCAGACCGCCACCGCAGGCGACTATGTGCCAAACCCGGGAACGATCGTTCCGGCGTTCGGCGGTTTCGCCAACGGAACCGAGAATCCTTTCGAAGGTGACATGGATGAGGTCGCCTTCTATGGCTCGGCTCTTACTCCCGCCCAAGTCTCGGCTCACTACGCGAATGGCACCAGCACTTCACCGGCCACCCCTTATCAGGATCTGGTCGTGTCCCACGCTCCGGTGGCTTACTACCGGATGAACGAGGCCGCGAAGGCCGTGGTGAACAACGCCGGAACCCTCGCCGCCGCAGCTGATGCCACTTTGGTGAATGCCCCTGAGGTGATCAACGGACCGCAGCCGCCAACCTATGCCGGCTTCGATCCTTCAACCGCTGCCAGCCGTTTCAATGGCGACGATACCTATTTGGAGGTCCGTAACCCCGCAGGCCTGAACTTCACCGGCCCCATCACCTTGGAGGCTTGGGTACAACCCGCGGCAGCCCAGCCGAATGCCTCGGCAAACATCATCGGTCACGGCGGCAATGACAACTTCTCGGGCGAGGTTTTCCTCCGTATCGAAGGCGGCAACTACGAGATCGGTGCGAATGGCGGCAAGGCTTCCTTCCCCGTGCCCGCCGAAGATCTCGGCAGCACCGCGTGGGTCCACCTCGCCGGAACATGGGACGGCACCCAGTGGGCACTCTATCGCAATGGCACCCAAGTCGCCACCGCCACCGCCGCAGGAGGTGCGGTCCTGGTCGACAATGCCAACTGGGCGGTCGGCGCACGCGGCCGCTGGAAGAATGGCGCGGGCTTCCCCGAAAATCCGGGAGGTGCCGCCCGTGTCTTCAACGGCGGAATCACCGATGCCGCCATCTATAATACCGCCCTCTCCGCCAGCCGGGTCAATGCACACTACCTCGCGGGAACCGGCACGGTGAACGATCCGATCCTGACGATCTCCCGCCCGGGTGGAGTAATCACCTTGGACTGGGCAGGCGGCGTTTTACAGCAATCGGACGATCTCCTCCAGTGGAACGACGTCCCATCCGTCACCTCTCCCTATGCTCCGGCAGACGGACCAAGCCACTTCTATCGCCTGCGCTACTAA
- a CDS encoding PEP-CTERM sorting domain-containing protein: MKSRLSLLSILLCSTLPLSAATSVYEWTFNNGDLTAAAGNGTMATTGSATVSFATTDGTTVPHIGGVASGYMSVPSFTAGANGVLLTFADSAPNGGGAYLNQYTILMDIYSPGAAGWQALMNTATDNANDADWYISDTGGLGIGELGYSSGGAVTQNSWQRIAMSADLAAGTVKYYVNGNLVKTRTGGSLLDGRFAVYTNNHPGADLLLFNEGDNSGSYVHPLLVGSVAFTDQALGDSAIASLGGPSANGILVPEPSAALLGALGMTALLRRRR; this comes from the coding sequence ATGAAATCCCGACTCTCCCTCCTGAGCATCCTCCTTTGCTCCACCCTCCCTTTGTCCGCCGCCACGTCGGTCTATGAATGGACCTTCAACAACGGCGATCTCACCGCGGCAGCCGGGAACGGCACGATGGCTACCACTGGATCTGCCACCGTCTCCTTCGCGACGACGGACGGCACCACGGTCCCCCATATCGGCGGCGTCGCCTCCGGCTACATGAGCGTGCCCTCTTTCACTGCAGGAGCGAATGGCGTGCTGCTGACCTTTGCCGATAGCGCCCCGAATGGCGGCGGAGCCTACCTGAATCAGTACACCATCCTGATGGACATTTACAGCCCCGGCGCGGCGGGCTGGCAGGCACTGATGAACACGGCCACCGATAACGCCAATGATGCCGATTGGTACATCTCCGACACGGGTGGCCTCGGCATAGGCGAACTCGGCTATTCTTCCGGTGGTGCCGTAACGCAGAACTCCTGGCAGCGCATCGCGATGAGCGCTGATCTCGCCGCGGGAACCGTCAAATACTATGTGAATGGTAACTTGGTGAAGACCCGCACCGGGGGATCCCTTCTTGACGGACGCTTCGCCGTCTACACGAACAATCATCCGGGTGCCGACCTTCTTCTCTTCAATGAAGGGGACAACTCAGGCAGCTACGTCCATCCGCTGCTGGTGGGCTCGGTGGCCTTCACCGATCAAGCGCTTGGCGACTCCGCCATCGCATCCCTCGGTGGTCCCTCCGCCAATGGCATCCTCGTTCCGGAGCCCTCCGCCGCCCTGCTCGGTGCGCTCGGAATGACGGCGCTGCTCCGCCGCCGCCGCTGA
- a CDS encoding DUF58 domain-containing protein yields the protein MSGDSLKLPECMRLLPPEIMGVMKRLEWYARRRMQGTLTGRHSSPDKGFSVEFAEHREYVPGDDPKDLDWRVIAKSDRNVIRQYIEETNLRATLAIDVSGSMKYTGDTAAKIGDVALSKLEYAKHLAAALAYLFVKQGDAAGLVTFDKEVRGFIRAGSRPSQVRRILEELHTAEAGADTDVGGVLHGVAERIPKRGLVILISDLFDDPTKVIEALHHFDFRQHELVIFHLLAEEELTFPFKSFQRFRDLEGIEKMLRIDPQAVRAAYLERLRDFVKRIDSACGKLRADYVAVNTKTPLRDTLLRYLGGRK from the coding sequence ATGTCCGGTGATTCGCTAAAACTTCCCGAGTGCATGCGGCTGCTGCCGCCGGAGATCATGGGCGTGATGAAGCGCCTGGAGTGGTATGCCCGACGACGGATGCAGGGTACGCTGACGGGGCGGCACAGCTCTCCGGATAAGGGCTTCTCCGTGGAGTTCGCGGAGCATCGCGAGTATGTGCCGGGGGATGATCCGAAGGATCTGGACTGGCGGGTGATCGCAAAGAGCGATCGGAATGTGATCCGCCAGTACATCGAAGAGACGAATCTGCGGGCGACGCTGGCGATCGATGTCTCCGGCTCGATGAAATACACCGGTGATACTGCTGCGAAGATCGGTGATGTGGCGCTTTCCAAGCTGGAGTATGCGAAGCATCTGGCCGCGGCTCTGGCGTATCTCTTCGTGAAGCAGGGTGATGCCGCGGGATTGGTGACCTTTGACAAAGAGGTGCGCGGATTTATCCGGGCTGGCAGCCGCCCGAGCCAGGTGCGGCGGATCCTTGAGGAACTGCACACGGCGGAGGCCGGTGCGGATACGGATGTGGGCGGGGTCTTGCACGGCGTGGCCGAGCGGATTCCGAAGCGCGGGCTGGTGATCCTGATCAGCGATCTTTTCGACGATCCGACCAAGGTGATCGAGGCGCTGCATCACTTCGATTTCCGGCAGCATGAGTTGGTGATTTTCCATCTGCTGGCGGAGGAAGAGCTGACCTTTCCGTTCAAGAGCTTCCAGCGCTTCCGCGATCTCGAGGGAATCGAGAAGATGTTACGGATCGACCCGCAGGCAGTGCGTGCGGCCTATCTGGAGCGACTGCGTGATTTTGTGAAGCGGATCGATTCCGCATGCGGGAAGCTCCGTGCGGACTACGTGGCGGTGAACACGAAAACCCCGCTGCGGGATACCCTGCTGCGTTACCTGGGAGGACGGAAGTAG
- a CDS encoding 3-keto-disaccharide hydrolase, with product MKIRTFIATMVLALPAAQAAEPGFTDLFNGKDLAGWTRVNGSGEFKIEGKEIVGFGENVKSNTFLRTDKTYKDFDFRFEMKFDDLSGNSGMMFRGLQKEGNDGRVHGYQCEHDQDKKRAWTAGLYDEARRGWLQPVKHGNAKDDSEEDKKGQAAFTKQGQDLMKWNDWNEIRIVCKGKHIQIWLNGKERVDLEDEGKEFTPEGFFALQVHAGPSCKVRWRNIRIKEL from the coding sequence ATGAAAATCCGTACCTTCATCGCCACCATGGTCCTCGCCCTTCCAGCCGCCCAAGCGGCCGAACCGGGCTTCACCGATCTCTTCAATGGCAAGGATCTCGCCGGCTGGACCCGGGTGAATGGCAGCGGCGAATTCAAGATCGAGGGCAAGGAGATCGTCGGCTTCGGCGAGAACGTGAAGTCGAACACCTTCCTGCGCACGGACAAGACCTACAAGGACTTCGATTTTCGCTTCGAAATGAAGTTCGACGACCTTTCCGGAAACTCCGGCATGATGTTCCGCGGGCTTCAAAAGGAAGGCAATGACGGCCGGGTGCACGGCTACCAGTGCGAGCACGATCAGGACAAGAAGCGCGCGTGGACCGCCGGTCTCTACGATGAGGCCCGCCGCGGCTGGCTCCAGCCGGTGAAGCATGGCAATGCCAAGGATGACAGCGAGGAAGACAAGAAGGGCCAAGCCGCTTTTACCAAGCAGGGGCAGGACCTGATGAAATGGAACGACTGGAACGAGATCCGCATCGTCTGCAAGGGCAAGCACATCCAGATCTGGCTCAACGGCAAGGAGCGCGTCGATTTAGAAGACGAGGGCAAGGAGTTCACACCGGAAGGTTTTTTCGCCCTGCAGGTGCATGCCGGGCCGTCCTGCAAGGTCCGCTGGCGCAACATCCGGATCAAGGAACTCTGA
- a CDS encoding AAA family ATPase: MSNDDKAAVEKLHATYRQMKEEVGRVIVGQEAVVEQALMAIFCRGHALLVGVPGLAKTLLVATLSRALHLGFKRIQFTPDLMPADITGTDVLEVDPETGRRGFRFVHGPIFSNLVLADEINRTPPKTQAALLEAMQEHHVTVGEHTLDLPKPFFVLATQNPIEQEGTYPLPEAQLDRFLFNIVVDYPSEEEEREIIRRVTSPGDAQITPLMNAEEIIHLQQIVRRVPVGDHVIDFAAKLARATRPKDISAPDFVKEMVGWGAGPRAGISLISAAKAHAVLRGRFHATTSDVAAIAVPVLRHRVLTTFNAEAAGVSSDDVIKRLIKVLAPKEELVV; the protein is encoded by the coding sequence ATGAGCAACGACGACAAGGCGGCAGTCGAGAAGCTTCACGCGACCTACCGGCAGATGAAAGAGGAGGTCGGACGTGTGATCGTCGGCCAGGAAGCGGTCGTCGAGCAGGCCCTGATGGCGATTTTTTGCCGTGGCCATGCGCTGCTGGTGGGGGTTCCCGGTCTGGCGAAGACCCTGCTGGTGGCGACGCTCTCCCGCGCGCTGCATCTGGGATTCAAGCGAATCCAGTTCACGCCGGACCTGATGCCTGCGGACATTACCGGAACGGACGTGCTGGAGGTGGATCCTGAGACAGGGCGGCGCGGGTTCCGGTTCGTCCATGGGCCGATTTTCTCGAACCTGGTGCTGGCGGATGAGATCAACCGGACGCCGCCAAAGACGCAGGCCGCGCTGCTAGAGGCGATGCAGGAGCACCATGTGACGGTGGGTGAGCACACGCTGGATCTGCCGAAGCCGTTCTTCGTGCTGGCGACGCAAAATCCGATCGAGCAGGAGGGCACCTATCCTCTTCCGGAAGCGCAGTTGGACCGCTTCCTCTTCAACATCGTGGTGGACTATCCGAGCGAGGAGGAGGAACGCGAGATCATCCGCCGCGTGACGAGCCCGGGCGATGCGCAGATCACGCCGCTGATGAATGCGGAAGAGATCATCCATCTCCAACAGATCGTGCGCCGCGTGCCGGTGGGGGATCATGTGATCGACTTCGCCGCGAAGCTGGCACGTGCGACGCGGCCGAAGGATATTTCGGCACCGGACTTCGTGAAAGAGATGGTGGGTTGGGGTGCCGGGCCACGTGCCGGCATCAGCCTGATTTCCGCAGCGAAGGCGCACGCGGTATTACGAGGGCGTTTCCATGCGACGACCAGTGACGTCGCGGCGATCGCGGTGCCGGTGCTCAGGCATCGGGTGCTGACCACTTTCAATGCCGAGGCGGCAGGGGTGAGTAGTGATGACGTGATCAAGCGCCTGATCAAGGTGCTGGCCCCGAAGGAAGAGCTCGTGGTTTGA